The genomic segment AACCTTGGGGTACCTCAAACTCCTGCAGGGCTTCCCGAATCTGCGCGTTTATTTCGTTGGCGTTGTAACCAGTTAGAACATTAGATGAGAGCGTAGCCACGCGTTCGAGATCTATCCGGTTGATGGCGCCGTAACTATTTTGCAAACGCGGCGTTGCCACAGCAGAAATAGGAATATTGCCGCTCGGTGTGGCCAGCGTCATGTTAAGAAGGTCGGTAATGTTCGATCGGTCTTTTTCAAGCAGGCGCAGGGTTACATCGTATTCGTCTTCATCCTCGCGGAAGGTAGAGATCGGCTCACCCAGTAACGCGGTTCGTATGGCACCGCCAATCTGGACGTTGCTGAGGCCGAAGCTGTTCGCTTTTTCGTTATCAATATCGATAATCATTTCGGGATTATTCACCTGCAGATCAGAACGGAGCTCTTCAATGCCGGCAATATCGCGATCCTGGATAAAGCTTTTCACACGCTCAGTAAGCGAAATAATTTGGTCGAATTCATCACCGGTTATTTCAATGTTTATAGGTTTTCCGGTAGGAGGGCCGTTTTGCTCTTTATCCACTGTTATAACTGTTCCGGGAATATTCTGCACGTTCTTACGAATGTCTACAAGAATTTCCTGTGTAGACACCCCATCGCGATACTGGTAGTCCACAAACTCAACACTTACCTTACTTTTGTTAGGTGACGGAGTTGGGTCGATACTATTCGGTGGAGTCGCCCCAATCGCTATATTCGAAATCACAGATTTAACAACGGGGTTATCCCGGCCAATCACTTCGTACACGCGATCTTCAAGCAATTTTGTTACCCGGTTGGTTTCATCGAGATTAGTACCGGCAGGCATCTCATTATAGACGTACACAAAGTTTGGCTGATTCTCAGGGAAAAAGACGATCTTAGGTGATACTATGCCAAGCAGAACAAAGCTGAAAATAAGAAACAGTATAGTTCCGCCCAGCGTAAACCAAGGGCGTTTTCCAACCAGAACCCATTCAATAGAATCGTGATAAATCGTCTGGATTTTCGGAAGGGTGGTTCTGTTAAATCCGCGAATGAGCGGCCGTAGTACAAATCGCTCGAGTAGCCATAGCAGGAATAGAAATACCAGCAAGTTGGCGATGAATAGCCCACCGGTAAGGTAGAAAAAACCAGCGATTACTGCCATCACACCACCTGCAATCCAGAGGTAACGGTTACCTTTTCCGGTCTCTTCATCTTTTACTTCACCGTCATCTTCATTCATAAATGAGACGGCAAACACAGGATTCATTACCAGTGCCACAAACAGCGAAGCCATTAGCGTGAGGATAATCGTAATGGGGAGGTAAATCATAAATTTACCGATTATTCCCGTCCAGAACAGAAGCGGAACAAAAGGAGCGATGGTTGTAAGTGTTCCGGTTATGACGGGCAGGGCAATTTCGCCACACGCTTTTTTGGCAGCGTCAAACTTGTTCATGTTGCTCTGCGTTACGTGCCGGTAAATGTTTTCTACTATCACAATGGCGTTGTCAACCACGATACCGAGGCCAAGGATTAACGCAAACAGAACCACGGTGTTGATTGAAAAGTCGAATGGTGGCATCACGGCAAACGCTATCAGGGAGGAGAGGGGAATGGCCAATCCTACAAAAATGGCATTCTGTACTCCCATGATAAACATCAGCACAAGTACTACAAAAAAGAACCCGAGAATCACCGTATTAAACAGGTTCGATACACTGTCTTTCGTTTGCTGTGATTGATCACCGGTAATGCTGATGTTCAGCGACTCGGGAAATTGTGTTTCCTGGAGTTCGCGAACAATGTCGAGGCTTGCTTCAGATGTTTCAATAAGATTACCGCCGCTCTTCTTTTTCACGTTTACTGTAATCACCGGTTCTCCGTTCAGGCTGGCATAACTCTCACGGTCGGCAAACCCGTCTTCAATTGAAGCGATATCTTTGAGATACACCTCATCACCCAGGTTGTTTTGAATAATCAGGTTTTCGAGATCACTGGCTTCTTCAATTTCTCCATCAACCCGAACCGACCGCTCCATGCGCCCCATATCAATCTGACCTGCAGATACTCGTCATGTTCTTATTCCGGACCGCTTCACGGATATCTCTGAATGCAATGCCGGAAGCCTGCATCTTGGTGAGATCCACGTTTACCTGAATTTCCCGTTCCAGCGCACCGATAATCTCCGCTTCATTAACGTCAGTCAGGCTTTCAATCTCATCCTGAATTTCATCGGCAAATGCTTTCAGTTCAACCAAATCAAAATTACCTGAGAGGTTGATGTTCAGAATCGGCTGGTCGGCAAGATTAAAATCGTTAACCTGGGGTTCTTCAGTGAGCTGTGTGGGCAGTTCAGACCGTGCTGCTTCCACGGCATCGTTCACTTCCTGCTGGGCTACCAGTTTATCTTTGCTGGTCAGGAATTCCACCGTGATGATAGATGTGGCCTGTTTTGATACGCTTGTGATCTGATCTATGCCGTCAATTCCTTTCAGTTCCTGCTCGATAGGGCGAGTAATCACATTCTCAACATCTGCCGGAGAAGCCCCAGCATAGATGGTAACCACATTAAAAATGGGAATCTCTACCTCGGGGAACGACTCTTTGGGGAGAATCAGGTATGAATAAACCCCAATCATTGTAACTAAAACCGTAAGCAGGTAAACCGTGGTGCGATTGTTGATTGACAGGCTTGAAATCTTAAATTCTTTGAAATCCATGATTAATTACTTACTCCTGTACTATTATTTTCCTGAATTGAGATGGCGGCGCCGTTTGATAAATTGGAATAGCCGGAAGTGATCAGTAAATCACCTGTGTCGAGGCCTTCAGTAATCACCAGATCATTTTGGTAATTATACCCGGTGGTAACCTCTCTGTTTACAGCAATCCATCCATCGTCTGTCTCTTCGGCCAGGAAAACAAAGGATATATTGTTGGCATTTTGAACCGTATTTGCCGGAACTACTATCTGATCGGATAGCGTTATATCGTTTATCATAACTTGTGCCATCATATTTGGCCTGATGTTGAAGCTGCCGTTTTCAATAAATACTTCTATTCCAAAGGTGCGGTTTGATGCGTTAATCGCCCTGCTAACCACGTCGAGCTGTTTACTGATGGTTTCATCCAGGCTTGGAAAGCTTATAGTCACGCTGTCTGTTTGCGAAATGCGGGTAATGTATGCTTCAGATACTCTTGATTTTACTTTAAGAGCTTCTGAATTTGCCAGCTGTATAACAGGCATAGATGGGCCAACTGTCTCTCCGACCTTCATATCCACAAGATCTACCGTACCCGAAATAGTAGCGCGAACTGTATAATTTTCATACTGTTCGTTGAGCGTTGCGAGCTGCCTGCGAAGTGACTCTACCTGGTTTTGTGCTTGTAAAAACTCGACTTCAGATCCGATATCCTGATTGCGCAGGTTACTTTGACGTTCGTAAAGCGTTTCAGCAAGCTCAAGTTGTGTTTCCACTTCTCTTATCTGGCTGCGGATTATTTCGCCGTCAAGGCGGGCCATTACATCGCCCTTTTTAACTTGCTGCCCTGCGCGTACCAATACCTCTTCAACAGTGGCCGATACTTTAGGCGAAATCATAATAGTTTTATCAGATTCCACAGTGCCAAGTACATTTATAAAATGGCGAAATTCAGTTCGTTGAAGCTCCTCAGTATAAACCGGTGTGGCATTGCGCCTGTTTTCATTGGTTTGTTCAAGCTGGCCGTTTCCGCAGCCCGAGAATACAAACAGTACCGCAAATATTAGCATGTGGAATTTCATGTGAGTGGGTGTTAGAGTAAGTTTCATGTTAATTGAGTTCAATATTATTTTGAATGTCGTTTACCTCTTTTCCAACAAAAGGCACCAGTCCAAGTGCCTGATCGTATTGAGCTTTTGCGTTCAAATAGTTAAAAACGGTTTGCGAGTAACTATTTTCTGCCTGGCGTAGCTGAAGGTCTGCATCGTTAAGTTCCTGTTGTGTCCCCACCCCGTTTTGATACCTGGCTTCGGCCCGTTCATATCCCCGGCGGGCTTGTTTTAAAACTTGTTGCTGGGCTTCAATGGTTTCAAACGCCTCCTCTATAGATTGCTGCGCCGAAAGAATCTCCTTCTGAGCGGTTCGCCGGGTTTGATTTTCCTGTAGCTCCAGGTCTTTCAACTGAATTTTTGTTTGCTGGATAGACGCATCCCGGCTGAATCCCTGGAAAATGGGAATCTGCAGATTGAGCATTATGGTTTGTGATCGCGCCCGCTGATCTTCCGTGCCGAAAAATTGTGGCGATCCCGGTTGCGATGCAGTCCATTGCAGGTTGTAATTTGCCGATAATGAAGGCAGGTACTGGCTTCGTTGTGCCTTTAGCTGCCGATCTTGTAATTGCTGCTGAACATCAAGCACTCGTAAATCTCCCCTTAGTTCAAACGCCTGTCGGGTAAGCAGGGAATCTTTGTTAAGCTGAATCGGGACATTCTTGTCAATTTTTTTCAGCGATCTGTTTTCAGGTGATTCCGCAGAGGCAGAGAAGATATCAAGTTTACTCAAATTGCCTTCCACATCTATGGGCAGATGCAGTGGTAAGCCGAGCACGTCAAGCAGTTCACGCTTGGCCGTATCAACCGCAAATTGTGCAGTTGTTAGCTGTGGCTGTATATTGCCGAGCTGCACTTCAAGTTGTAGAACGGCATATTCATCCACGAATCCCTCTTCAAACCGTATCCGGGTATCTTCAAGGTTTTTCTCAATCCTGTCGATCTGTTCCTGAATCAACGTTACCTGTTCTTTGGCAATAAGTACCTGGTGATAAGCGACCCGAGTTTGAGTTACAATTCCCTGCGAAGTGGCACGAAGATTTTCTGATTGCGCCGCTTTATACACCTCCGAACTGCTGATTCCCACAAAAGCCTGTCCGCTAAAAATCGTCTGAGATACGGACAAACCGCCCTGCCAGTTGTTATCTGTACCAAAAGCAACCGGCGTCAATTCATTAGGATCGGCTTCTGGGTTAAAGATTACGGCCGGTATAAAATTTACAGGCACTTCCAGGTTTCGGGTGTAGTTGGCAGATGCTGCAACCTCCGGCATCACGTTACTCCAGGCAATACGTACTTGTTGGTCGGCATCCCGAATAGAAAGCAAAGCCCGTTTCATCTGAGTGTTGTTAGCCAATGCTATTTGAATAGCTTGTTCCAGATTTAAGGTTTGACTGAGGGTATCTTCAGCCTGTGTTACTGACTGAGCTTCGGCAGGGGAGGTGAATCCCAAACCGATTAGCAGAGCAAGTATCCCACACAATTTTAGTGGAAATGAAAAAAGATGATTCATAAATATCAGAGAATTTGGGTTATATATTTCGGCTGCAATGCAAAAAATCGTTTAGCTTTGTTTATTCAATCTGATTGAATTGAGTGTGTAAGAACTGTTCCATTAAATCGGGGAGATCCATATTTTTTTCATCCAGAATTTGAAGTCCCTTTTTGTTGGCACCCGTCAGACAAAACTGAATCATACCGTTCATTTGAAAACCAATTTGAAGGGCAAGAAGCTTGGGATCCAACTCATTTTTTATGCTCCCGTCCTGAACGCCAATTTGCAGTGAGCGCACGATTAGCATCAGCAGTTCATTTTCAAGCTGAATGCAATCTTTCTGAATTGTATGATCAGCCGCTTCATGCTCATCTTTATTTTTTTTGTCGTAGAGCATCATAGCCTTGGTGAACGTTGTGTTTTCATTGATCAGGCCGAGAAAGGTTAGCATCATTTCGTATACCAATTTTGCACCGGGCAGATCCTTTTGAAGAATGTCCAGGAATTGATCGTGAAGAAACTGTAACGCCCTTTTTTTGATGGCTTGATAGAGCGAGGCTTTATCGTTGTAATAGAGATAGAGCGTACCTTTGCTGAGCTCCGTCCGTTCGGCAATCTCATCCATCGTGATTTTTTCAAATCCCTTTTCTTCGATGAGAGAGATCGCGGCGTTCAATATGCGATCTTTTCGTCGTTTCCGTTCTCGTTCTTTTCGTTCAGTTGTTCCCATAAAAAATAACTCTCAGTCATTTATTGACTGAGGATCAATAATTGTTGTTTCAATAAGTTTAGTGATTAGTAAACGAAATAAACAGATGAACGTTTCATTTATTTTTAACAATAAGAGTGGTTTTTTTTGAGAGAAGGAGTATTTTGAAAGTTGGCTTAAAGATCAGAAAAGCGATTACAACAGGTTATCTGAAGACCAAGACTCACAAAACAGAATGGCTACTTTCAAAAACTTTTTGAACTGAGAGTCATTTTTTGTGCGAGCAGTGGATTAAAGGTTGTGTTCTTTTTTGTATTTATCTATCAGGTCTTTGGTTTGTTCGGCCAAAAAACGATGAAAATCATTTGCTTTCTGAAGCCTTTCCGGATCCTTATTATTCTCTTTTTTTGCCAGCTCAAGCCCTTTTTTTGTAATGGACTCCAGATCAAGTGTGAGCTTTAGTTGCTTCTCCATGAATTCTATCAGCGACCCTTTTTTTAATTTAAAATAGATTTGACGTTCTCCCTCTAAGCGTACTTTTTCAATAAGTTCTCGTTCCATCAACATTCGGGTAGTATTACTAACGGAAGCCTTGCTGATTCCCAGGTTTTCAGTCAGATCGGAAAAAGACTGATGCGGAGGTTCGCAAATAAGCAGCCAGCCAAGAATTTGTCCATAGATTCGGGGATGACCGAACTCCTCGATTTTCAAACTGAACTTTTCTACAAACTCTTTTTTACTTTCGTACATGGAACTACGGGTTAATCTGTCAGACCAAAATTAGTTAGCTTTATTTACTCATTTTATAAGATACTAAAAACAATTTTCGATCTCAGAATTGTTCACTTCAAAAAATCCCAAAGAGTAGTGTTATGCCAATGAAAGAATGTTGGTTAGAATCATCGGATGAGTCAACTCTGAAAAAATGCAAGACTTCAAAATGGTTGCTTTATCGAAAAATCCCATATTTCTTCTCCATACATCACCTTGCATTTCTTCACCGTTCGAATTCCGAACTCTTTTATTCTCCAGGTTTTTTCATTTCTGCTTGTGAAAGGCAAGTATATAATTTATAAGATGCAGTTTTGTTAAAATCAGTTCTTATTTAGTCGAGATTATTTTTTTGTTTTTCTGTCGCTCCAGTTAAAATAAATTGACAAAAGAAATGCGGAGATACCGATTGCAGCCGTACTCATATTAACCACGAAGGGATCCCAGTTCATCCCGGTCAGGTAATCTGCATAGTATTTAATGTAGGAGGCAGGCAGATTTTGTTCGCCAAGTTGCCGTTTAACCTGCCAGTGCCAGTCGGTAGACGGACAATATCCCCAGCCGTAAAAAAGCCCAAGACCGATCCATGATAGAATTGTCAGGCTGATTGTATAGAGATGAATCCGGCGCGTTCGTTTCCAGGCCCAGCCGAAGATGTTAAAGAGAGTGAAACTCCCGTGAAAAATCACAAAGAAACAATTGAGGAAAACATACATGGATAACTTCTTTTAAATACAAGTGTAGCAACCAGTAAATTAATATAGTGTCAGGATCAATAAATCAATTCAATAGTCAACTTGAAAAGAGGCCACAAAAGCACAAAAACACAAATAATTTTGTGATTTCGTGTTTTTGTGGCTACCTAATTGACTATACCTTTTTAAAGATTGTAAGACTATTGGGCTTTGAAATACCGTGTGTATTTCGACTTCGCTCCGCTCAATAGGACGTCAGTTTGAATACTATGAGGAGGTGCGACGAATGAAGTCGAAAACAAATCAATGGTTCTGCAAAGCCCTCTACTAAACTCTGAATTCCGAGAACAAATATGAAATTTTAAAACGAACAAAGTATGGGCTCATTATCATCCACTGAAATATTCTCAAACTCCTGCCAAAGATTTCTATCCGGTTCACCCACTCGCAATCGATAGGTTGACTGATTATCAAAAATCTTAGGCGTAAACGTTTTTCCTTGAATTCGAAGCGAATACTCCAATTCACTGCTTGTTTCATTATAAACCTGAATAACAGGATTTGTAATTCCTTCAATCCGTAGTTCAGGTAAAAAACCTTTTCCCTTTCTGCCGTAATTTTCATCCTGCTTGATGGTAATCGGCCATCCGTCAAACTGTCCCTCAGGGTCCATCTCAGGATTCACATATCGCGGCCAGCATTCGATCCGCATGGTTCGTTCGTTTTTATCAAAAACAATCATTCCGTAACCGGTGGCTCGATCGTAAATAAGCCCGGGCTTTCGATTGGTTTGAACCGGATTTCCGACTGCATATACGGTCATTTTATTTCCAAATCCATCCTCAAAGTCACCCGTATTTTTACGACGCCCCGGCAATGGCTTATGATCTGTATTAACCTGAGGCCACCATCGTCGCGGCCAGATATTATTTAATGCCGGTCCGGCAAACGCAAACCCGGCATCGCCATGTTCATCAATCCCGTACTGAACAGTACTCGCCAGATGTTGGTCTCCGGCGATATGCAGGGCAAATCCTTTTCGAATTCTCCTTAACGCTTCATCGCGTCCTTTTTGAGGCCACCCATTGGAGTCCATATCAACGGTTGGAGCATCGCCGGTTACATATTCGCCTTTTCGCGGTATAGGAAGCCTGGGTACAATCTCATCAATAACACTGCCTTCTGGTAATGTAGCAACGGTACAAAAGTTAGTTTGCGAAAATACAGCCTTCATTTGCGCATGGTGACTCCAGTCAGCCGACCAATGCTCCAGAAATGTAAGTTGCCGGTCTCCAAGAAGATTAGCCTCAATATCGTAATACTCTTTGATATCAAAATTGTGGTTCTGAATAAATCCATTAACAACTTCTGCTTCTTCAGGTAACACATTTTTGGGAGCGGTCTTGAACTTACGGTCTTCCAAAATAGCAAAACTGACACCACCATAAGTCCAGTCGGTATAATAAACACTGATATCTTGATCAACCGGTGTTGGATCATACGGATCGGGTAAATTACCGGCCTGAGCCCGCTGTACCATGTTGACCCATTCGGGCGGCATTTTGTACCCACCTTCATCTTGAGAATTATAGTTCCAGCCCTTTTCAACAGGTGCATCTTTTCCGCCCTGCCCCCATATATTACCGTGATAAACATCATGATCATCAGCAATAAACGCTGATGGAATATGTCTGAAAATGTCCCGGTACGACCAACCGAACATGTACCATTTTCGCAGCCAGTCAAGTGCAGCTTTTTCAAGGGGGGCGTGCTGAACCCCAAACCCACCGTGGCTTTCATAAAGTTGATCCCCCAGGAAGACAGCCATATCCGGCTGATGTTTTTTAACATTGTCAACCACTTCCTTATTGGGGAAACCATAATGACTATTACAACTAAAAACGGCCGTTTTTAACTTATTTGAATGAATCGGTTCTGCGGCTATAGTTCCCTCATAGAAGAATTCCCGGGTATCATTCATCAGGGGCAATACAAGTCGTATTCTGTATGGTATATCATCATCAGATTTCCAATTTTCCTGCCTGAAAAGAGCAGTTCTGGACAGCGGCTCAACCGTTGTTGTTTGTATTGTATTCCAATCCCCGTTTCGGTGTACTTGTAGTTCTACGGAGTGATCTTTAATGGATTCAACCGGTGCCAATTGTGCAGTCATCTTTAGAATGCCCCGATTCAATGTATATTGAGCAAAACAAATTGGACCAAATTTCTGATTGGGATCCGACTTGAGTGGGTTGCCGGAGATGGACCAGTTGGAAAAACGAACAGATGGTGAATCGGATGCACTGGTTTCGGACTGAAAATCAGAAAGAAGTGCGAGACCACCGATCAATATTTCGGCTTCAATTTCTGAAGACAGTTCACTCAGAACAGTTCCATTGTTAGGATGCAAAGCAGATATTGTTAGAAGATGTTTGTCTTCAAATGGTTCCAAAGAAACAGCCAGCTGAATGGATGTTGAAAGATCTATAGGTTGGTCTCCCGTTTTATTCCCGATAAACAACCTTCCGTCTGCCTGCACTCCCAGGTCTAAGCCTTCACCGAAGATAGCATCCCGCCGGTAATCGTTAAATTCTACGGACACAGGATCATCTGCCGCTTTTGCTCCAAGACGCATGCCAATTTTATCGCTTGCTGAGCCGGATTGAGACAAAAGTTTAACATCCACTTGAAGATCGAGTTTGGAAGGGTTACCGGTTATTTGATGAGTAAGAATATGCAGTGTTCGGTTTGGAGCCGATACTGCACATTGAACTTTGCCATCTCTGAGTTGCCAGTCCTGCAGTCGATTTCCCCAAAAACCGGGTCCAACCCACTCCATATCCGGCCATTCTTTCCAACCACTTTGGAAGGTGACTTTTTTTTGATTGGCCTCTCTGCGATAATTGTTAGTGTTATTTAAGCGATTGTAAAACGGCAGGGATACTGAGCCAAATAAGATGGTTTTTAAACTTTCTCTGCGATCCATTGGTTAAATCCTGTTTTGAGTGTTTTTTCGGTAAACTTATATCTGGCTCAATTTATAAAACGAGGGAAGAAAGA from the Balneolaceae bacterium genome contains:
- a CDS encoding efflux RND transporter permease subunit, yielding MDFKEFKISSLSINNRTTVYLLTVLVTMIGVYSYLILPKESFPEVEIPIFNVVTIYAGASPADVENVITRPIEQELKGIDGIDQITSVSKQATSIITVEFLTSKDKLVAQQEVNDAVEAARSELPTQLTEEPQVNDFNLADQPILNINLSGNFDLVELKAFADEIQDEIESLTDVNEAEIIGALEREIQVNVDLTKMQASGIAFRDIREAVRNKNMTSICRSD
- a CDS encoding efflux RND transporter periplasmic adaptor subunit → MKLTLTPTHMKFHMLIFAVLFVFSGCGNGQLEQTNENRRNATPVYTEELQRTEFRHFINVLGTVESDKTIMISPKVSATVEEVLVRAGQQVKKGDVMARLDGEIIRSQIREVETQLELAETLYERQSNLRNQDIGSEVEFLQAQNQVESLRRQLATLNEQYENYTVRATISGTVDLVDMKVGETVGPSMPVIQLANSEALKVKSRVSEAYITRISQTDSVTISFPSLDETISKQLDVVSRAINASNRTFGIEVFIENGSFNIRPNMMAQVMINDITLSDQIVVPANTVQNANNISFVFLAEETDDGWIAVNREVTTGYNYQNDLVITEGLDTGDLLITSGYSNLSNGAAISIQENNSTGVSN
- a CDS encoding efflux RND transporter permease subunit, with product MGRMERSVRVDGEIEEASDLENLIIQNNLGDEVYLKDIASIEDGFADRESYASLNGEPVITVNVKKKSGGNLIETSEASLDIVRELQETQFPESLNISITGDQSQQTKDSVSNLFNTVILGFFFVVLVLMFIMGVQNAIFVGLAIPLSSLIAFAVMPPFDFSINTVVLFALILGLGIVVDNAIVIVENIYRHVTQSNMNKFDAAKKACGEIALPVITGTLTTIAPFVPLLFWTGIIGKFMIYLPITIILTLMASLFVALVMNPVFAVSFMNEDDGEVKDEETGKGNRYLWIAGGVMAVIAGFFYLTGGLFIANLLVFLFLLWLLERFVLRPLIRGFNRTTLPKIQTIYHDSIEWVLVGKRPWFTLGGTILFLIFSFVLLGIVSPKIVFFPENQPNFVYVYNEMPAGTNLDETNRVTKLLEDRVYEVIGRDNPVVKSVISNIAIGATPPNSIDPTPSPNKSKVSVEFVDYQYRDGVSTQEILVDIRKNVQNIPGTVITVDKEQNGPPTGKPINIEITGDEFDQIISLTERVKSFIQDRDIAGIEELRSDLQVNNPEMIIDIDNEKANSFGLSNVQIGGAIRTALLGEPISTFREDEDEYDVTLRLLEKDRSNITDLLNMTLATPSGNIPISAVATPRLQNSYGAINRIDLERVATLSSNVLTGYNANEINAQIREALQEFEVPQGYSISLTGEQEEQAETGRFLGIALLAAVMLIFLVLVAQFNSIGKPVIIMSQVVFSLIGVFIGFATFGMDMSVVLTGMGIIAVAGIVVKNGIILIDYIDILRNDGSSLKDAVIEGGATRLNPVLLTAASTILGLIPLAIGLNIDFYGLFASLEPNIYFGGDNASFWGPLAWTIIYGLGFATFLTLILVPAMYYIGVNTKTWFSEKFN
- a CDS encoding DUF2784 domain-containing protein codes for the protein MYVFLNCFFVIFHGSFTLFNIFGWAWKRTRRIHLYTISLTILSWIGLGLFYGWGYCPSTDWHWQVKRQLGEQNLPASYIKYYADYLTGMNWDPFVVNMSTAAIGISAFLLSIYFNWSDRKTKK
- a CDS encoding alkaline phosphatase D family protein, translating into MDRRESLKTILFGSVSLPFYNRLNNTNNYRREANQKKVTFQSGWKEWPDMEWVGPGFWGNRLQDWQLRDGKVQCAVSAPNRTLHILTHQITGNPSKLDLQVDVKLLSQSGSASDKIGMRLGAKAADDPVSVEFNDYRRDAIFGEGLDLGVQADGRLFIGNKTGDQPIDLSTSIQLAVSLEPFEDKHLLTISALHPNNGTVLSELSSEIEAEILIGGLALLSDFQSETSASDSPSVRFSNWSISGNPLKSDPNQKFGPICFAQYTLNRGILKMTAQLAPVESIKDHSVELQVHRNGDWNTIQTTTVEPLSRTALFRQENWKSDDDIPYRIRLVLPLMNDTREFFYEGTIAAEPIHSNKLKTAVFSCNSHYGFPNKEVVDNVKKHQPDMAVFLGDQLYESHGGFGVQHAPLEKAALDWLRKWYMFGWSYRDIFRHIPSAFIADDHDVYHGNIWGQGGKDAPVEKGWNYNSQDEGGYKMPPEWVNMVQRAQAGNLPDPYDPTPVDQDISVYYTDWTYGGVSFAILEDRKFKTAPKNVLPEEAEVVNGFIQNHNFDIKEYYDIEANLLGDRQLTFLEHWSADWSHHAQMKAVFSQTNFCTVATLPEGSVIDEIVPRLPIPRKGEYVTGDAPTVDMDSNGWPQKGRDEALRRIRKGFALHIAGDQHLASTVQYGIDEHGDAGFAFAGPALNNIWPRRWWPQVNTDHKPLPGRRKNTGDFEDGFGNKMTVYAVGNPVQTNRKPGLIYDRATGYGMIVFDKNERTMRIECWPRYVNPEMDPEGQFDGWPITIKQDENYGRKGKGFLPELRIEGITNPVIQVYNETSSELEYSLRIQGKTFTPKIFDNQSTYRLRVGEPDRNLWQEFENISVDDNEPILCSF
- a CDS encoding TolC family protein, coding for MNHLFSFPLKLCGILALLIGLGFTSPAEAQSVTQAEDTLSQTLNLEQAIQIALANNTQMKRALLSIRDADQQVRIAWSNVMPEVAASANYTRNLEVPVNFIPAVIFNPEADPNELTPVAFGTDNNWQGGLSVSQTIFSGQAFVGISSSEVYKAAQSENLRATSQGIVTQTRVAYHQVLIAKEQVTLIQEQIDRIEKNLEDTRIRFEEGFVDEYAVLQLEVQLGNIQPQLTTAQFAVDTAKRELLDVLGLPLHLPIDVEGNLSKLDIFSASAESPENRSLKKIDKNVPIQLNKDSLLTRQAFELRGDLRVLDVQQQLQDRQLKAQRSQYLPSLSANYNLQWTASQPGSPQFFGTEDQRARSQTIMLNLQIPIFQGFSRDASIQQTKIQLKDLELQENQTRRTAQKEILSAQQSIEEAFETIEAQQQVLKQARRGYERAEARYQNGVGTQQELNDADLQLRQAENSYSQTVFNYLNAKAQYDQALGLVPFVGKEVNDIQNNIELN
- a CDS encoding TetR/AcrR family transcriptional regulator, whose amino-acid sequence is MGTTERKERERKRRKDRILNAAISLIEEKGFEKITMDEIAERTELSKGTLYLYYNDKASLYQAIKKRALQFLHDQFLDILQKDLPGAKLVYEMMLTFLGLINENTTFTKAMMLYDKKNKDEHEAADHTIQKDCIQLENELLMLIVRSLQIGVQDGSIKNELDPKLLALQIGFQMNGMIQFCLTGANKKGLQILDEKNMDLPDLMEQFLHTQFNQIE